From Symphalangus syndactylus isolate Jambi chromosome 17, NHGRI_mSymSyn1-v2.1_pri, whole genome shotgun sequence, one genomic window encodes:
- the PWWP3A gene encoding PWWP domain-containing DNA repair factor 3A isoform X4, translated as MMADAKYVLCRWEKRLWPAKVLAQTETSTKNKRKKEHFLDVQILSLEEKIKVKSTEAEILEKSQIEAIASSLGNANPLS; from the exons ATGATGGCGGATGCCAAGTATGTCCTCTGCCGATGGGAAAAGCGATTATGGCCTGCAAAG gTTTTGGCCCAAACCGAGACTTcaacaaaaaataagagaaaaaaggaacattttctgGATGTTCAAATCCTCTCCCTAGAGGAAAA AATTAAGGTGAAAAGCACTGAAGCTGAGATCCTAGAGAAGTCTCAAATTGAAGCCATTGCTTCCTCGTTAG GCAACGCGAATCCCCTGAgctga
- the PWWP3A gene encoding PWWP domain-containing DNA repair factor 3A isoform X2: MMADAKYVLCRWEKRLWPAKVLAQTETSTKNKRKKEHFLDVQILSLEEKIKVKSTEAEILEKSQIEAIASSLASQNEVPAAPLEELAYRRSLRVALDVLSDGPIWSQESSAGTGRANRSLRGKPMEHVSSPCDSNSSSLPRGDVLGSSRPHRRRPCVQQSPSSSFTCEKDPECIVDHKKGLRRSENPRGPSVLPAGGGAQDESGSRIHHRNWTLASKRGRNSAQKASLCPSGSSLSEDDAERDMGSKGGSWAAPSLPSGVREDDPCANAEGHDPGLPLGSLTVLPAPEPLACSEPGECPAKKRLRLDGSQRPPAGQLEPRAAGAAPSPGLGLGPRESMTLRSTARLGPPPSHTSVDETRCPPCPDSQKLEKDCQSSEESMGSNSMRSILEEDEEDEEPPRVLLYHEPRSFEVGMLVWLKYKKYPSWPAVVKSVRQRDKKASVLYIEGHMNPKMKGFTVSLKSLKHFDCKEKQMLLNQAREDFDQAIGWCVSLITDYRVRLGCGSFAGSFLEYYAADISYPVRKSIQQDVLGTKFPQLSKGSPEEPVVGWPLGQRQPCRKVLPDRSRAARDRANQKLVEYIVKAKGAESHLRAILKSRKPSRWLQSFLNSSQYVTCVETYLEDEGQLDLVVKYLQGVYQEVGAKVLRRTNGDQIRFILDVLLPEAIICAISAVDEVDYKTAEEKYIKGPSLSYREKEIFDNQLLEERNRRRR, encoded by the exons ATGATGGCGGATGCCAAGTATGTCCTCTGCCGATGGGAAAAGCGATTATGGCCTGCAAAG gTTTTGGCCCAAACCGAGACTTcaacaaaaaataagagaaaaaaggaacattttctgGATGTTCAAATCCTCTCCCTAGAGGAAAA AATTAAGGTGAAAAGCACTGAAGCTGAGATCCTAGAGAAGTCTCAAATTGAAGCCATTGCTTCCTCGTTAG CCTCGCAGAATGAGGTGCCTGCGGCACCCCTGGAAGAACTGGCCTACAGACGGTCGCTCCGCGTGGCTCTGGATGTTCTGAGCGACGGGCCCATTTGGAGTCAAGAAAGCTCTGCAGGGACAGGTAGAGCCAACCGGTCTCTGCGAGGGAAGCCCATGGAACACGTCTCCTCACCCTGTGATTCGAACTCCTCATCTCTTCCCCGCGGAGACGTGTTGGGCAGTTCCAGACCTCACAGGAGGAGGCCATGCGTGCAACAAAGCCCGTCAAGTTCGTTCACTTGTGAAAAGGACCCCGAGTGCATAGTGGACCACAAGAAGGGGCTCAGGAGAAGTGAAAACCCAAGAGGCCCGTCGGTCCTCCCAGCTGGAGGTGGTGCCCAGGATGAGAGCGGGTCCAGAATCCACCACAGAAATTGGACTCTTGCGAGTAAGCGGGGAAGAAACTCAGCACAGAAGGCTAGCCTGTGCCCGAGTGGATCTTCCCTTTCAGAGGACGACGCGGAGAGAGACATGGGGAGCAAAGGAGGCAGCTGGGCAGCCCCGTCCTTGCCCTCCGGGGTCAGGGAGGACGATCCCTGTGCCAACGCTGAGGGACACGACCCCGGTCTGCCCTTGGGCAGCCTCACTGTGCTCCCAGCCCCTGAGCCCTTGGCCTGCTCAGAGCCTGGAGAATGCCCAGCAAAAAAGAGGCTGCGCCTGGATGGCAGCCAGAGGCCGCCTGCCGGGCAGCTGGAGCCCAGGGCAGCAGGGGCCGCACCATCCCCCGGGCTGGGGTTGGGGCCCAGAGAGTCTATGACCCTGCGCAGCACCGCTAGGCTCGGCCCGCCTCCCTCCCACACCTCTGTGGATGAAACCAGATGTCCTCCTTGCCCGGATTCCCAGAAGCTGGAGAAAG ACTGCCAGTCTTCCGAAGAGTCCATGGGGTCTAATTCCATGCGTTCTATCCtggaggaagatgaggaagacGAGGAGCCACCAAGAGTCCTTTTATACCATG AACCACGTTCGTTCGAAGTAGGAATGCTAGTCTggcttaaatataaaaaatacccCTCCTGGCCAGCAGTG GTCAAAAGCGTCAGGCAGAGAGATAAGAAAGCAAGTGTGCTGTACATCGAAGGACACATGAACCCGAAAATGAAAGG TTTCACAGTGTCTCTTAAAAGTTTAAAGCACTTTGATTGTAAAGAGAAACAGATGCTTCTG AACCAAGCCAGGGAGGACTTCGACCAGGCCATCGGCTGGTGCGTCTCCCTCATCACCGACTACAGGGTCCGGTTAG GCTGCGGGTCTTTTGCTGGCTCTTTCCTGGAATATTACGCGGCTGATATAA GCTATCCTGTCCGAAAATCCATCCAGCAGGACGTCCTGGGGACCAAGTTTCCTCAACTGAGCAAGGGGAGCCCCGAGGAGCCCGTGGTGGGGTGGCCCCTGGGGCAGAGGCAGCCCTGCCGGAAAGTGCTCCCCGACCGCTCGCGGGCCGCCCGGGACCGGGCCAACCAGAAGCTGGTGGAGTACATCGTGAAGGCCAAGGGCGCGGAGAGCCACTTGCGGGCCATCCTGAAGAGCAGGAAGCCGTCTCGCTGGCTGCAGTCCTTCCTGAACTCCAGCCAGTACGTGACCTGCGTGGAGACCTACCTGGAGGATGAGGGGCAGCTGGACCTGGTGGTGAAGTACCTGCAGGGCGTCTACCAGGAGGTGGGTGCCAAGGTGCTCCGGCGCACCAACGGCGACCAGATCCGGTTCATTCTGGACGTGCTTCTGCCCGAG GCCATCATCTGTGCGATCTCTGCGGTGGACGAGGTGGACTACAAGACGGCCGAGGAGAAGTACATCAAGGGGCCTTCGCTGAGCTACCG ggaaaaagaaatatttgacaaCCAGCTCCTTGAAGAGCGGAACCGGCGCCGTCGGTGA
- the PWWP3A gene encoding PWWP domain-containing DNA repair factor 3A isoform X1 has product MTAILMPQSVLCDCGEGASVVRIRSSEESKETDPAQSKPLAPLLLFLVELPLPHSFLPASSQLPRKLTWSLAHTFLRLGRIKVKSTEAEILEKSQIEAIASSLASQNEVPAAPLEELAYRRSLRVALDVLSDGPIWSQESSAGTGRANRSLRGKPMEHVSSPCDSNSSSLPRGDVLGSSRPHRRRPCVQQSPSSSFTCEKDPECIVDHKKGLRRSENPRGPSVLPAGGGAQDESGSRIHHRNWTLASKRGRNSAQKASLCPSGSSLSEDDAERDMGSKGGSWAAPSLPSGVREDDPCANAEGHDPGLPLGSLTVLPAPEPLACSEPGECPAKKRLRLDGSQRPPAGQLEPRAAGAAPSPGLGLGPRESMTLRSTARLGPPPSHTSVDETRCPPCPDSQKLEKDCQSSEESMGSNSMRSILEEDEEDEEPPRVLLYHEPRSFEVGMLVWLKYKKYPSWPAVVKSVRQRDKKASVLYIEGHMNPKMKGFTVSLKSLKHFDCKEKQMLLNQAREDFDQAIGWCVSLITDYRVRLGCGSFAGSFLEYYAADISYPVRKSIQQDVLGTKFPQLSKGSPEEPVVGWPLGQRQPCRKVLPDRSRAARDRANQKLVEYIVKAKGAESHLRAILKSRKPSRWLQSFLNSSQYVTCVETYLEDEGQLDLVVKYLQGVYQEVGAKVLRRTNGDQIRFILDVLLPEAIICAISAVDEVDYKTAEEKYIKGPSLSYREKEIFDNQLLEERNRRRR; this is encoded by the exons ATGACGGCGATTCTGATGCCGCAGTCAGTCCTGTGTGATTGTGGCGAGGGCGCGTCTGTCGTGAGAATTCGCAGTTCTGAAGAGAGCAAGGAGACTGATCCCGCGCAGTCCAAGCCATTGGCTCCCCTGTTGCTCTTCCTTGTGGAGctccccctgccccactcctTCCTGCCTGCATCTTCACAGCTGCCTCGGAAGCTCACTTGGTCCCTAGCTCACACTTTCCTGCGGCTGGGAAG AATTAAGGTGAAAAGCACTGAAGCTGAGATCCTAGAGAAGTCTCAAATTGAAGCCATTGCTTCCTCGTTAG CCTCGCAGAATGAGGTGCCTGCGGCACCCCTGGAAGAACTGGCCTACAGACGGTCGCTCCGCGTGGCTCTGGATGTTCTGAGCGACGGGCCCATTTGGAGTCAAGAAAGCTCTGCAGGGACAGGTAGAGCCAACCGGTCTCTGCGAGGGAAGCCCATGGAACACGTCTCCTCACCCTGTGATTCGAACTCCTCATCTCTTCCCCGCGGAGACGTGTTGGGCAGTTCCAGACCTCACAGGAGGAGGCCATGCGTGCAACAAAGCCCGTCAAGTTCGTTCACTTGTGAAAAGGACCCCGAGTGCATAGTGGACCACAAGAAGGGGCTCAGGAGAAGTGAAAACCCAAGAGGCCCGTCGGTCCTCCCAGCTGGAGGTGGTGCCCAGGATGAGAGCGGGTCCAGAATCCACCACAGAAATTGGACTCTTGCGAGTAAGCGGGGAAGAAACTCAGCACAGAAGGCTAGCCTGTGCCCGAGTGGATCTTCCCTTTCAGAGGACGACGCGGAGAGAGACATGGGGAGCAAAGGAGGCAGCTGGGCAGCCCCGTCCTTGCCCTCCGGGGTCAGGGAGGACGATCCCTGTGCCAACGCTGAGGGACACGACCCCGGTCTGCCCTTGGGCAGCCTCACTGTGCTCCCAGCCCCTGAGCCCTTGGCCTGCTCAGAGCCTGGAGAATGCCCAGCAAAAAAGAGGCTGCGCCTGGATGGCAGCCAGAGGCCGCCTGCCGGGCAGCTGGAGCCCAGGGCAGCAGGGGCCGCACCATCCCCCGGGCTGGGGTTGGGGCCCAGAGAGTCTATGACCCTGCGCAGCACCGCTAGGCTCGGCCCGCCTCCCTCCCACACCTCTGTGGATGAAACCAGATGTCCTCCTTGCCCGGATTCCCAGAAGCTGGAGAAAG ACTGCCAGTCTTCCGAAGAGTCCATGGGGTCTAATTCCATGCGTTCTATCCtggaggaagatgaggaagacGAGGAGCCACCAAGAGTCCTTTTATACCATG AACCACGTTCGTTCGAAGTAGGAATGCTAGTCTggcttaaatataaaaaatacccCTCCTGGCCAGCAGTG GTCAAAAGCGTCAGGCAGAGAGATAAGAAAGCAAGTGTGCTGTACATCGAAGGACACATGAACCCGAAAATGAAAGG TTTCACAGTGTCTCTTAAAAGTTTAAAGCACTTTGATTGTAAAGAGAAACAGATGCTTCTG AACCAAGCCAGGGAGGACTTCGACCAGGCCATCGGCTGGTGCGTCTCCCTCATCACCGACTACAGGGTCCGGTTAG GCTGCGGGTCTTTTGCTGGCTCTTTCCTGGAATATTACGCGGCTGATATAA GCTATCCTGTCCGAAAATCCATCCAGCAGGACGTCCTGGGGACCAAGTTTCCTCAACTGAGCAAGGGGAGCCCCGAGGAGCCCGTGGTGGGGTGGCCCCTGGGGCAGAGGCAGCCCTGCCGGAAAGTGCTCCCCGACCGCTCGCGGGCCGCCCGGGACCGGGCCAACCAGAAGCTGGTGGAGTACATCGTGAAGGCCAAGGGCGCGGAGAGCCACTTGCGGGCCATCCTGAAGAGCAGGAAGCCGTCTCGCTGGCTGCAGTCCTTCCTGAACTCCAGCCAGTACGTGACCTGCGTGGAGACCTACCTGGAGGATGAGGGGCAGCTGGACCTGGTGGTGAAGTACCTGCAGGGCGTCTACCAGGAGGTGGGTGCCAAGGTGCTCCGGCGCACCAACGGCGACCAGATCCGGTTCATTCTGGACGTGCTTCTGCCCGAG GCCATCATCTGTGCGATCTCTGCGGTGGACGAGGTGGACTACAAGACGGCCGAGGAGAAGTACATCAAGGGGCCTTCGCTGAGCTACCG ggaaaaagaaatatttgacaaCCAGCTCCTTGAAGAGCGGAACCGGCGCCGTCGGTGA
- the PWWP3A gene encoding PWWP domain-containing DNA repair factor 3A isoform X3, which produces MVSASQNEVPAAPLEELAYRRSLRVALDVLSDGPIWSQESSAGTGRANRSLRGKPMEHVSSPCDSNSSSLPRGDVLGSSRPHRRRPCVQQSPSSSFTCEKDPECIVDHKKGLRRSENPRGPSVLPAGGGAQDESGSRIHHRNWTLASKRGRNSAQKASLCPSGSSLSEDDAERDMGSKGGSWAAPSLPSGVREDDPCANAEGHDPGLPLGSLTVLPAPEPLACSEPGECPAKKRLRLDGSQRPPAGQLEPRAAGAAPSPGLGLGPRESMTLRSTARLGPPPSHTSVDETRCPPCPDSQKLEKDCQSSEESMGSNSMRSILEEDEEDEEPPRVLLYHEPRSFEVGMLVWLKYKKYPSWPAVVKSVRQRDKKASVLYIEGHMNPKMKGFTVSLKSLKHFDCKEKQMLLNQAREDFDQAIGWCVSLITDYRVRLGCGSFAGSFLEYYAADISYPVRKSIQQDVLGTKFPQLSKGSPEEPVVGWPLGQRQPCRKVLPDRSRAARDRANQKLVEYIVKAKGAESHLRAILKSRKPSRWLQSFLNSSQYVTCVETYLEDEGQLDLVVKYLQGVYQEVGAKVLRRTNGDQIRFILDVLLPEAIICAISAVDEVDYKTAEEKYIKGPSLSYREKEIFDNQLLEERNRRRR; this is translated from the exons ATGGTCAGTG CCTCGCAGAATGAGGTGCCTGCGGCACCCCTGGAAGAACTGGCCTACAGACGGTCGCTCCGCGTGGCTCTGGATGTTCTGAGCGACGGGCCCATTTGGAGTCAAGAAAGCTCTGCAGGGACAGGTAGAGCCAACCGGTCTCTGCGAGGGAAGCCCATGGAACACGTCTCCTCACCCTGTGATTCGAACTCCTCATCTCTTCCCCGCGGAGACGTGTTGGGCAGTTCCAGACCTCACAGGAGGAGGCCATGCGTGCAACAAAGCCCGTCAAGTTCGTTCACTTGTGAAAAGGACCCCGAGTGCATAGTGGACCACAAGAAGGGGCTCAGGAGAAGTGAAAACCCAAGAGGCCCGTCGGTCCTCCCAGCTGGAGGTGGTGCCCAGGATGAGAGCGGGTCCAGAATCCACCACAGAAATTGGACTCTTGCGAGTAAGCGGGGAAGAAACTCAGCACAGAAGGCTAGCCTGTGCCCGAGTGGATCTTCCCTTTCAGAGGACGACGCGGAGAGAGACATGGGGAGCAAAGGAGGCAGCTGGGCAGCCCCGTCCTTGCCCTCCGGGGTCAGGGAGGACGATCCCTGTGCCAACGCTGAGGGACACGACCCCGGTCTGCCCTTGGGCAGCCTCACTGTGCTCCCAGCCCCTGAGCCCTTGGCCTGCTCAGAGCCTGGAGAATGCCCAGCAAAAAAGAGGCTGCGCCTGGATGGCAGCCAGAGGCCGCCTGCCGGGCAGCTGGAGCCCAGGGCAGCAGGGGCCGCACCATCCCCCGGGCTGGGGTTGGGGCCCAGAGAGTCTATGACCCTGCGCAGCACCGCTAGGCTCGGCCCGCCTCCCTCCCACACCTCTGTGGATGAAACCAGATGTCCTCCTTGCCCGGATTCCCAGAAGCTGGAGAAAG ACTGCCAGTCTTCCGAAGAGTCCATGGGGTCTAATTCCATGCGTTCTATCCtggaggaagatgaggaagacGAGGAGCCACCAAGAGTCCTTTTATACCATG AACCACGTTCGTTCGAAGTAGGAATGCTAGTCTggcttaaatataaaaaatacccCTCCTGGCCAGCAGTG GTCAAAAGCGTCAGGCAGAGAGATAAGAAAGCAAGTGTGCTGTACATCGAAGGACACATGAACCCGAAAATGAAAGG TTTCACAGTGTCTCTTAAAAGTTTAAAGCACTTTGATTGTAAAGAGAAACAGATGCTTCTG AACCAAGCCAGGGAGGACTTCGACCAGGCCATCGGCTGGTGCGTCTCCCTCATCACCGACTACAGGGTCCGGTTAG GCTGCGGGTCTTTTGCTGGCTCTTTCCTGGAATATTACGCGGCTGATATAA GCTATCCTGTCCGAAAATCCATCCAGCAGGACGTCCTGGGGACCAAGTTTCCTCAACTGAGCAAGGGGAGCCCCGAGGAGCCCGTGGTGGGGTGGCCCCTGGGGCAGAGGCAGCCCTGCCGGAAAGTGCTCCCCGACCGCTCGCGGGCCGCCCGGGACCGGGCCAACCAGAAGCTGGTGGAGTACATCGTGAAGGCCAAGGGCGCGGAGAGCCACTTGCGGGCCATCCTGAAGAGCAGGAAGCCGTCTCGCTGGCTGCAGTCCTTCCTGAACTCCAGCCAGTACGTGACCTGCGTGGAGACCTACCTGGAGGATGAGGGGCAGCTGGACCTGGTGGTGAAGTACCTGCAGGGCGTCTACCAGGAGGTGGGTGCCAAGGTGCTCCGGCGCACCAACGGCGACCAGATCCGGTTCATTCTGGACGTGCTTCTGCCCGAG GCCATCATCTGTGCGATCTCTGCGGTGGACGAGGTGGACTACAAGACGGCCGAGGAGAAGTACATCAAGGGGCCTTCGCTGAGCTACCG ggaaaaagaaatatttgacaaCCAGCTCCTTGAAGAGCGGAACCGGCGCCGTCGGTGA